One Archangium violaceum genomic window, GGAGGGCCCTCTCCTGACCCCAGATTTCATGGCCGACGACACCACCGACAAGCCGGCAACGCCCCCCGCTCCTCCTCAAGGCAGCGTGGGAGAACTCATCCCCGTCAACATCGAAGACGAGATGCGCCGTTCGTATCTCGACTACTCGATGTCCGTCATCATCGGGCGCGCCCTGCCCGACGTGCGTGACGGCCTCAAGCCCGTGCATCGCCGCGTCCTCTACGCGATGAACGACCTGGGCAACTACCACAACCGCGCCTACAAGAAGAGCGCGCGCGTGGTGGGTGACGTCATCGGTAAGTACCACCCCCACGGTGACACCGCCGTCTACGACGCCATGGTGCGTCTGGCCCAGGAGTGGAGCCTTCGCTACCTGCTGGTGGACGGCCAGGGCAACTTCGGCTCCGTCGACGGCGACTCCCCGGCCGCCATGCGTTACACGGAAGTGCGCATGGACCGCCTGGCCGAGGAGATGCTGGCGGACATCGACAAGGAGACCGTCGACTTCGGTCCCAACTACGACGACTCCACCCTCGAGCCGCTCGTCCTCCCCACCAAGTTCCCCAACCTCCTGGTCAACGGCAGCACGGGCATCGCGGTGGGTATGACCACCAACATCCCGCCGCACAACATGACCGAGGTGCTCGATGGGACGCTGCACCTCATCGATCACCCCGAGGCCAGCGTCCGGGACTTGATGCAGTTCATCCCCGGTCCGGACTTCCCCACCGCCGGCATCATCACCGGCCGCGAGGGCATCCACCGGGCCTACGAGACGGGCCGCGGGCAGATCACCATCCGCGCCCGCACGGAGATCGAAACCTCCAAGAAGGGGGACCGTGAGAGCATCATCGTCACGGAGATTCCCTACCAGGTGAACAAGGCGCGGCTCATCGAGAAGATCGCCGACCTGGTGCGCGAGAAGAAGCTGGAGGGCATCAGCGACATCCGCGACGAGAGCGACCGCCAGGGCATGCGCATCGTCATCGAGCTCAAGCGCGATGCGCTCTCCGGCGTGGTGCTCAACAACCTGTTCGCCAACACCCCGATGGAGACCACCTTCGGGGCGGTGATGCTGGCCATCGACGCGGGCCAGCCGCGCACGCTCACCCTCAAGGAGCTGCTCGAGCGCTTCATCTCGCACCGCCGCGACGTGGTGACGCGCCGCAGCCGCTACGAGCTGCGCAAGGCGCGCGCCCGCCGCCACATCGTCGAGGGCCTGCTCGTCGCGCAGGACCTCATCGACCTGGTGGTGAGCCTCATCCGCGCCTCCAAGGATCCGGACGAGGCGCGCTGGGGCCTGATGAACATCCTCTCGCCCGCCCTCTACGAGCACGAGCGCTTCAGGAACCTGCAGCGCATCGACTACGAGAAGGCGAAGGCGCAGATGGAGCTGCTCGTCTCGCGCGCGCGCAACGAGGTGCCGGCCTACTCGGGCCTGGAGCACCGCTACGAGGGCTCGGGCTTCAGCGAGGAGCAGGCGAAGAACATCCTCGAGATGCGCCTGCAGCGCCTCACCGGTCTGCAGCGCGAGGAGCTGTTCCGCGAGCTCGTGGACCTGGTGAAGGAGATCTTCCGCCTGGAGGACATCCTCGCCAACGAGTCCAGCCTGCTCAACGTCATCAAGACGGAGCTCAAGGAGATCCGCGAGCGCTACGGCGACAAGCGGCGCACGGAGATCACCGGCGCGGCGGAGGAGATCACCAGCGAGGACCTCATCGCCGAGGAGACGATGGTGGTCACGCTGTCGCACACGGGCTACGTGAAGCGCTCGCCGCTCTCCGAGTACCGGGCGCAGAAGCGCGGTGGGCGCGGCAAGACGGGGGCGACGACGAAGGAGGACGATTTCGTCACCGACCTCTTCGTGGCGAGCACGCACGCCTACCTGATGCCCATCACCAACAAGGGCCGGTTGTACTCGCTCAAGGTGCACGAGATTCCGCTGGCGGGCCGCACGTCTCGCGGCAAGGCCATCGTGAACCTGGTGCAGTTCGGCGAGGGCGAGCGGCTGGCGCAGGTGCTGGTGACGCGCGAGTTCGGCGAGAACCAGTACGTCTTCTTCGTCACCAAGCGGGGCGTGGTGAAGCGCACGGACCTGTCGGCGTTCGCCAACGTGCGCGCGAGCGGCATCATCGCGCTGGGCATCGACGACGGGGACGAGCTCGTCGCGGTGAAGATCACCGACGGCACGAAGGACATCCTGCTGTCCACGGCCACGGGCATGAGCATCCGCTTCCCGGAGAGCGAGGTCCGCTCGATGGGCCGTCAGGCCTACGGCGTGAAGGGAATCACGCTGGAGGACGGTGACGAGGTGGTGGGCGCGGACGTGGTGGAGAAGGACACCACCATCCTCACGGTGACGGAGAATGGCTACGGCAAGCGGACGGAGGAGGGCGAGTACCGTCAGCAGGGCCGCGGCGGCAAGGGCATCATCGACATCAAGACCACCGAGCGCAACGGCAAGGTGGTGGGCCTGGTCCAGGTGACGGACAAGGACGAGGTGATGTTGGTGACCAACGGCGGCATGCTCATCCGCATGAAGGCCAAGGAGATCTCCGTCATCGGCCGCAACACGCAGGGCGTGCGGTTGATCGCCCTGGAGAGCGCCGAGGAGAAGGTGACGGGCATCTCGAAGCTGCCGGAGTCGGACGAGACGGAGGAGAACGGAGGCGAGGTGGAGCAGCAGGCCGAGGCGTCCGCGTCATCCGAGTCACCCACGTCCGAGTCCACGACGGAGGCGCCGGCCGTGGAGGCGCCGTCGGAGTCCGGTTCGTCCGAGCCGGAGCCCGAGCAGAGCTGAGTCGCCAACCCCTTCTCCTGTCGTGAGAGGGATTGAGAGAGGGCTGGGGCGAGGGTCATCCTCCCCCGGCCCTCTTCGCGTTTCGAGGCCAGGGGGCCGCATGTGGCGCGGGAGTCGCCGGCGTCCGCGGACGGTAGCCTACGCGAGCGGCAGCTCCAGGGTGGCCGTGGCGCCCTTGCCCGGCCCCTCGCTGTCCAGGGTGAGCCGTCCTCCCAATGACTTCGCCGTCTGCGCGCTCGAGTAGAGCCCCAGGCCCTGCCCATCCGCGCGCGTGGTGAAGCCTTGGGAGAATAGCCGCTCGCGGTGCTCCGCGGCGATCCCCTTGCCGCTGTCCACCACCTGGATGCGCGCCGTGCTCCCCTCCACGTCGAGCCTCACCAGCAGGTGCCGCTGCGCCTGGGCCACGTCGAGCATGGCGTTGCGGGCGTTGGTGATGAGGTTGATGAGGATCTGCAGCACCCGGTGCTTGTCCAACCGCGCCCTGGGCCGTGCGCGAAGCTCCCGTGTGACGGTGATGTCATGGCGCTGGAGCGCGGGCAACTGGATGCTCAGCGCATCCTCGACCAGCTGGCACACCTCGCACTCCTCGGGCAGGAGTGAATGTCTGGCATAGGCCTGCTGGGTCTGGAGGATGGCGCGCATGTGATCGATCTGCTCCTTCAGCTTCCCCGCGCTCTCCTTCATCGACGCGTGCTCGTTGAGCAGCTCATCGGCCAGGCTGAAGAGGTAGTGCACCAGCTGGGGGCCTCGCGGCTCCCGCGTCAGGAAGCCGGCCAGATCGTCCCGTTGCTCCTCCAGGAGGGTCGTGAGCTGCTTGAGCCGGACCATGCGGGAGGTGTCCACCTTGTCGCGAAGGAGTTGGGCGTTGAGGATGGCGCTGGTGAGGACGTTGCCCAGGTTGTGGAGCACGTTGGCGGTCAGATCGCTCACGCTCGACGTGCGCGTCGAGTCCGCCAGTCGGGCCTGGGCCTGCTTGAGCTCCCACTCGTGCTCCTCCAGGCGCTGGGTGAGCTCGGCGTTGGCGCGGCGCAGGGTGGTCTCGGCGCGTTGGAGCTCGGAGTGCCGCCGCGCGTTCTCGAGGGAGGTCGCCGCCTGGGTGGCCAGCTGTCCGACCAGCGAGAGGCGCGCCGGGGTGAACGTGTGGGGTGACAGGGTGTTCTCCAGGTACAGCACCCCCTGGAGCTCCTTCTGGCGCATCAGCGGCAGGCCGAGCACCGAGCGGATCCTGCCGCTCTCGAAGCATGTGTCGGACGAGAAGGCGTGCGGCAGGCTGGCGTCGGCGATGAGCACGTGTTCCCGGGTGCGCTTGACGTAGGAGAGCAGACGCCAGGGCAGCTCCTCCTCCCGGGCTCCCAGGAGCGCCGCGACCGTGAGCGTGTCGTCATGGACGAGCAGCAAGGCGCCGCGTTGGGCGCCCGTGTTCTCGGCGGCCAGGCGCACCAGTGTCGCCGTCAGCCGTTCGAGCTCCAGTTCTCCCGTGAAGGCCTGCTGCGGCGACCCTGTGTCGGAGAGGGAGTCCTGCTGGGTGAGGGGAATCAGATGAGGCCATTGCTCATCCAGGTGCCGGACCTTCCCCATGGCGCCCCACTTCAAATAGGACGCCCGGGCGCATCTGGCATAGGCGTCGGAGAAGGTGGGAACCTGCCGCTCGCGCCAGAACCTCGCCGCCAGCTCGCACCCGAGGCCGACGTTCTGGATGAAGCCGTGCGCGTGAGCGGAGTGGACGGACTCCTCGTAGGCCCGGAGCGCGTCCTCCATGCGGCCGGTGAGGCGGGCGAGCTCCGCGAAGACGAGCCGCTCGGGGGCATGGAAGTTCTCGGGGCAATGCTCCGCCCACTCCACCAGTTGTTGATGGTGCTGGCGGATGGACTCCAGGTATCGCGGTTGCTCCTCCGGCGTCGCCGTCGGGTAGCAGGCCGCCAGGGACAGGGCCCGGTACAGGTGGAAGCTCAGCAGCTGGATGTGGCCGAGCGAGGTCGAGATGAGCTCCGCGGCCCGGTTCCCCGCCTCCAGCGCCTGCGCGTAGGCGCCGCACATGAAGCGCGACTGCATCTTGATGAGCCAGTACCAGCACCGGCTCATGTTCTGGGGGGTCAGGCTGGCCTCGAAGGACTCCTCCTCGAAGTCGTCGCCGCTCAGCGTGTCGAACGAGCGCGACAGCCCGCGCAGCTGCTGCACGTAGCGCTGGACGTGGTGGATGACGTCCTGCACGGACGGGAAGTCGGCCCGGCGCGCGAAGTCGAGGCGCGCGATGGACTCCTGGTAGACCTCCTCCAGGGGGTGCCCCAGCACGAGGCGGTCCGTGACGATGTGGTTGCTGCAGTAGCCGGCGACCTGGTAGTCCCCGCTCCGCAGCGCGTGGAGGAAGCCGTCGCGAACGTGCTCCAGCGAGTGGGCCATGGGCCGGACCCAGTAGCTGGTCAGCTCCAGGCTGTAGAGCGCCCTTCCCCGTGCGGCGGAGAAGGCGTGGCGCTCGACCACCGCGCATGCGAGCTCAGTGAAGGCATGGCCCTCCCGGTACCGTTTGAAGACGGACCCCAGCATCAGGCCATACCAGCCGTACCCGTGGACGGATGCCTCGCAGTTGCCGTACCGGAGGCTCAGGGAGACCATGCGGCACAGGTGGAGGACGAGCAGGTTCTGGTCGGTGTAGATGGCCGGCGTGAACAGCGAGGAGAGCAGATCCATCACCGCCTTCATGCCCGGGTCGGTCATGAGCGGCAGCTCGATGAGGCTCTCGATGGAGCGCCCCCCCATCAAGGTCCACACCTCCTCGTTGGCGGCCACCATCTCCTCCCGGGACGGATGGGGAGGCATCGGCATGCCCAAC contains:
- the gyrA gene encoding DNA gyrase subunit A gives rise to the protein MADDTTDKPATPPAPPQGSVGELIPVNIEDEMRRSYLDYSMSVIIGRALPDVRDGLKPVHRRVLYAMNDLGNYHNRAYKKSARVVGDVIGKYHPHGDTAVYDAMVRLAQEWSLRYLLVDGQGNFGSVDGDSPAAMRYTEVRMDRLAEEMLADIDKETVDFGPNYDDSTLEPLVLPTKFPNLLVNGSTGIAVGMTTNIPPHNMTEVLDGTLHLIDHPEASVRDLMQFIPGPDFPTAGIITGREGIHRAYETGRGQITIRARTEIETSKKGDRESIIVTEIPYQVNKARLIEKIADLVREKKLEGISDIRDESDRQGMRIVIELKRDALSGVVLNNLFANTPMETTFGAVMLAIDAGQPRTLTLKELLERFISHRRDVVTRRSRYELRKARARRHIVEGLLVAQDLIDLVVSLIRASKDPDEARWGLMNILSPALYEHERFRNLQRIDYEKAKAQMELLVSRARNEVPAYSGLEHRYEGSGFSEEQAKNILEMRLQRLTGLQREELFRELVDLVKEIFRLEDILANESSLLNVIKTELKEIRERYGDKRRTEITGAAEEITSEDLIAEETMVVTLSHTGYVKRSPLSEYRAQKRGGRGKTGATTKEDDFVTDLFVASTHAYLMPITNKGRLYSLKVHEIPLAGRTSRGKAIVNLVQFGEGERLAQVLVTREFGENQYVFFVTKRGVVKRTDLSAFANVRASGIIALGIDDGDELVAVKITDGTKDILLSTATGMSIRFPESEVRSMGRQAYGVKGITLEDGDEVVGADVVEKDTTILTVTENGYGKRTEEGEYRQQGRGGKGIIDIKTTERNGKVVGLVQVTDKDEVMLVTNGGMLIRMKAKEISVIGRNTQGVRLIALESAEEKVTGISKLPESDETEENGGEVEQQAEASASSESPTSESTTEAPAVEAPSESGSSEPEPEQS
- a CDS encoding trifunctional serine/threonine-protein kinase/ATP-binding protein/sensor histidine kinase, yielding MQDFPGAPLRGGAQDTRGHFLLPQRLYGRDTHVATLQRGLERVAQGGRAELILVRGYSGIGKSSVVHALRESVARRQGFFLSGKAEQFQRDVPYATLAQAVTGLTQQLLEGPEEQLARWRERLRDAWGEQGQVIIEMAPQLERLVGRQPAVPELPPNEALRRLHRLSQKFLGVFATPEHPLVLFLDDLQWVDLASLKQLQFLLPHPETPPLLLIGAYRDNEVSPSHPLALALAELRKEGVRMTELQLEPLSREHIQQLVADSLPGAGESMVGPLSALAHEKTGGNPFFLTQFMLTLHHDGLLTRTSDGGWRWDAAGVRAKDYSDNVVDFMVSRLRQLPVRTQHLLQLAACVGNVFSRQLLVIISGAEPNEVESGLEEAIREGMLVRGGPGQCRFLHDRIQQAAHELIPEQERKAVHLRIGRMLLASLPPEEVREKIFDVVGQLNAAAELLGDTRERHRVARLNAEAGWKARASTAFRSAADFFAMAFTLIPGDPWETDPELAFKLQLDQAHSEFMSGNAAEARRLVETLRPRAQTREDKAAVYRLEGDILLAANEILDARTCLLEGLAQLGMPMPPHPSREEMVAANEEVWTLMGGRSIESLIELPLMTDPGMKAVMDLLSSLFTPAIYTDQNLLVLHLCRMVSLSLRYGNCEASVHGYGWYGLMLGSVFKRYREGHAFTELACAVVERHAFSAARGRALYSLELTSYWVRPMAHSLEHVRDGFLHALRSGDYQVAGYCSNHIVTDRLVLGHPLEEVYQESIARLDFARRADFPSVQDVIHHVQRYVQQLRGLSRSFDTLSGDDFEEESFEASLTPQNMSRCWYWLIKMQSRFMCGAYAQALEAGNRAAELISTSLGHIQLLSFHLYRALSLAACYPTATPEEQPRYLESIRQHHQQLVEWAEHCPENFHAPERLVFAELARLTGRMEDALRAYEESVHSAHAHGFIQNVGLGCELAARFWRERQVPTFSDAYARCARASYLKWGAMGKVRHLDEQWPHLIPLTQQDSLSDTGSPQQAFTGELELERLTATLVRLAAENTGAQRGALLLVHDDTLTVAALLGAREEELPWRLLSYVKRTREHVLIADASLPHAFSSDTCFESGRIRSVLGLPLMRQKELQGVLYLENTLSPHTFTPARLSLVGQLATQAATSLENARRHSELQRAETTLRRANAELTQRLEEHEWELKQAQARLADSTRTSSVSDLTANVLHNLGNVLTSAILNAQLLRDKVDTSRMVRLKQLTTLLEEQRDDLAGFLTREPRGPQLVHYLFSLADELLNEHASMKESAGKLKEQIDHMRAILQTQQAYARHSLLPEECEVCQLVEDALSIQLPALQRHDITVTRELRARPRARLDKHRVLQILINLITNARNAMLDVAQAQRHLLVRLDVEGSTARIQVVDSGKGIAAEHRERLFSQGFTTRADGQGLGLYSSAQTAKSLGGRLTLDSEGPGKGATATLELPLA